The following is a genomic window from Bacteroidia bacterium.
GCTCTTTTTCCGGCGAAAAATGCTCCCAGAAATTCGTGACACAGTAGGCACCATGGGCACCGTTGAATGCCTGCTTGATACTTTCCACATCGTCGAGATCCGCCTGCACGACTTCTGCGCCCATGGCTTTTAATGCCTGCGCTTTGTCCGATGCGGCGTTGCGCGTTATGGCGCGGACGGTGAACGAACTCTCCGTATCGTTGAGAATGGCGCGGACGAGTCCCCCACCCTGCGCACCGGTGGCGCCGGTGACGGCTATGATTTTCTGTATCGACATAGTATTTCCTTCCGGATGAATATGAAACGTTGTTTGGATCGGAGTATCGGCCGCAATCGTCTGCGGTCTGCCGGCATATGCGCCGGCCACAAGGATTTCCGCCTGATGCACTGTATGAGTGTTGAAGAAGAAATATGGGATTATTCTGTATCGAAGTCAAGGCACCGCGGCGGGAATACGAATACGCGCACAGTGCTCTGATCACCGACGTTATCACCGGATATCGTCATCTCATTCAGAATGAATGAAGCGCATTGGGCCGCTGTTCGGGTTCGTACCATCAAGGATCAGCGGCACGCGTCCACGACCAGCGGATGCGAGTTTTGGACAATGTGCATCGCGCGTCAGTACCGGGTGGAACAGTAGTATTCACCGTTCTCTCTTCTCACGGCTCCGGGTATCTTGCCGCAAGCGAGTGATTGACATGCTCCCTGCGTTGCCGTACATTGGGAAAATCTGATTCGTAGCCCTTTACGCAACCCGGCATGAAAGGAGGTCGTGATGACTTTCAACAGCATCGGAAGGACCGGTATGCGATCAAAAGTCCGTCGCTCCATCAAGGGTAGTCTTCTCGCCGTCGTATTCCTCATTATCGGCGCATTCGGATTTTTCCTTGCCCTCGACAGAGCACCGGTAGGAACCGCTGCAACCGACGAAATCATCAGTGTCCAGGTGATTGAGCGAACCCGACAGCTGCAGCCGCCGCCCCCGCCGCATCATGTACCCATCCCGGCCGAAGCCGTCGGTAAGGTATCGGCACCCGAGGTGGACGCCGACCGCGACGATGCGCAAGGCGCCTCCACACCCCTTTCAAGGCGCACTCAGGATCAACAGGATGCCGATGACGACAGATTCTATCCCATCGAGGAGGCGCCGGAAATCATCGGCGGGATGAGCACACTGAGGAAGCATCTCGTCTACCCCGATTTCGCAGTTCGCGCGGGTATTGAAGGATCCGTTACCGTCCTCGCGTACGTCAACAAGGAAGGTATCGTGATGCGGACAGAAGTTTTGCGCGGCATAGGCGCTGGTTGCGACGAAGCCGCCATGGACGCCGTCAGAAAGGTACGTTTCAAACCTGCGGAGCAGCGGGGCAAACCCGTAAACGTGAAGGCCTCCGTTCAGGTCAGTTTCCGTTTAAAGTAATCACAGATTTTACGCGACTGCAGTGTTGCGTCCATACGAACCGGGAACGCTTGCTTCGTGCACTGTGGCAGCGACGCAGAGGGGCCGCCTGACTCTGAATACGGGTTCAGTCGTCGCGAAAACAGTACTGCGCTGTTATCCCTCCGCCTCCGTAAACAGCTCGCCCGGCGTCGCCAGCGTAGCGAGCGGCACGACCTCTACGCGATCGCTCAAGGGATAGCGTTTGGATCCCGGGTAGACCACAGCCACCCGCTCGAGACCCAGATCCTCCATGGCGATGCGTATCGATGGCGTCAGTTTCGGCGCGTCGCGACGCTTGCACTCGACACCAAATAGTTTGTCCCCCCGTCGTAACAGCAGATTCATTTCCGCGCCCTGATGCGTGGCCCAGAACCAGGCATCGTCGTGCGCCTCGGTCGCGAGTATATGCTCGATTACGAAGCCTTCCCACGAAGCACCCTGCTTGGGATGGGAGTACAGCGCATTTTCATTCGAGATGCCGAGGAGCTGATGCAATACGCCGCTGTCGCGGATGTAGATTTTTGGCGACTTCACCTGGCGTTTACCCAGGTTGGCGTGCCAGGGCTGAAGCTGCCGGACCATGAGTGCGTCTGTCAACAGGTCGAGATAGCGGCGTGTCGTCGACGGACTGACCCCGAGCGCTTTCGCAGGTTCTGTCGCCTTCCAGATTTGGCCGTGGTAATGGGCGAGCATGGTCCAGAAGCGCAGCAGGGAGATTGCGGGTACCTGCACGCCCCACTGCGGCAAATCGCGTTCGAGCAGTGATTGAACGAACTGCTTGCGCCAGGCGAAGCTCTCACCTTCGTTCCTCGCAAGAAAGGACCGCGGAAATCCGCCGCGAAGCCAGAGTGCCGTCATCGCGTCCACTCCTGCTTCGTTTAGCGTGAATCCGCCGATCTCGACGCGCTCCATCCGTCCGGCCAGACTCTCGGAACTCTGACGAAGCAAATCGCCGGAGGCACTGCCAAGAATCAGGAAGCGGGCAGTTTTCGATCTCCTGTCCGCCAGCACGCGCAGGATGGGAAACAGATCGGGACGCCGCTGCACTTCGTCTATCACGACCAGACCACTCAGTGGCTCCAGTGCGGTTCGTGCCTCGTCCAGTCGAATGAGGCTCACCGGATCTTCGAGATCGAAGTAATTCGCTGATTCTTCCGACAAAAATTCACGTGCCAGCGTCGTCTTGCCC
Proteins encoded in this region:
- a CDS encoding ATP-binding protein, with product MIITRDILLERIRSALGRVPVTVLTGARQSGKTTLAREFLSEESANYFDLEDPVSLIRLDEARTALEPLSGLVVIDEVQRRPDLFPILRVLADRRSKTARFLILGSASGDLLRQSSESLAGRMERVEIGGFTLNEAGVDAMTALWLRGGFPRSFLARNEGESFAWRKQFVQSLLERDLPQWGVQVPAISLLRFWTMLAHYHGQIWKATEPAKALGVSPSTTRRYLDLLTDALMVRQLQPWHANLGKRQVKSPKIYIRDSGVLHQLLGISNENALYSHPKQGASWEGFVIEHILATEAHDDAWFWATHQGAEMNLLLRRGDKLFGVECKRRDAPKLTPSIRIAMEDLGLERVAVVYPGSKRYPLSDRVEVVPLATLATPGELFTEAEG
- a CDS encoding energy transducer TonB produces the protein MTFNSIGRTGMRSKVRRSIKGSLLAVVFLIIGAFGFFLALDRAPVGTAATDEIISVQVIERTRQLQPPPPPHHVPIPAEAVGKVSAPEVDADRDDAQGASTPLSRRTQDQQDADDDRFYPIEEAPEIIGGMSTLRKHLVYPDFAVRAGIEGSVTVLAYVNKEGIVMRTEVLRGIGAGCDEAAMDAVRKVRFKPAEQRGKPVNVKASVQVSFRLK